A part of Pantoea vagans genomic DNA contains:
- the exoX gene encoding exodeoxyribonuclease X, which yields MFRVIDTETCGLQGGVVEVASVDVVNGQIVNPMSDLTMPDRPISRQAMAVHRITEAMVAGKPTIEEAIPRYYGSAFYVAHNASFDRRMLPEMYGEWICTMQLARQLWPGIKYGNQALRHSLKLDVTPPADLHAHRALYDCYVTAALLIRIMEVSGWGASEMIVRSQPAAQRDDILPFGKYRGQAIAVIARKDPGYLKWVLNNVSDLRPPLRQALNKYLSESQ from the coding sequence ATGTTCCGCGTTATCGATACCGAAACCTGCGGTCTGCAGGGCGGCGTGGTGGAAGTCGCGTCCGTGGATGTGGTCAACGGTCAGATTGTGAATCCAATGAGCGATCTCACCATGCCCGACCGCCCTATCAGCCGTCAGGCGATGGCGGTGCATCGCATCACTGAAGCAATGGTCGCTGGTAAACCGACCATTGAAGAGGCGATCCCGCGCTATTACGGCAGCGCTTTCTACGTGGCGCATAATGCTAGCTTTGATCGCCGGATGCTGCCGGAGATGTACGGTGAATGGATCTGCACCATGCAGCTGGCGCGCCAGCTTTGGCCGGGCATTAAATATGGCAACCAGGCACTGCGTCATTCGCTGAAGCTGGATGTGACGCCGCCCGCTGATCTGCATGCGCACCGCGCGCTCTATGACTGCTATGTCACGGCGGCGCTGCTGATTCGGATTATGGAGGTCTCCGGCTGGGGTGCTTCCGAGATGATTGTGCGTTCACAACCGGCGGCCCAGCGCGACGATATTCTGCCGTTCGGCAAATATCGCGGCCAGGCCATTGCGGTGATTGCGAGAAAGGATCCGGGCTATCTGAAGTGGGTGCTGAATAATGTCAGCGATCTGCGCCCGCCATTGCGGCAGGCGCTGAATAAATACCTGTCGGAGTCTCAGTAA
- a CDS encoding DNA polymerase III subunit theta, whose translation MSHNLAVLSQEEKDKINVDLAAAGVAFKERYNMPVVAEMVAQEQPEALRDWFRQRLMQYRQASLSLSRLPYEPKMKQ comes from the coding sequence ATGAGCCATAACCTTGCCGTGCTGTCCCAGGAAGAGAAAGACAAGATCAATGTCGATTTGGCGGCAGCGGGCGTGGCGTTCAAAGAGCGCTATAACATGCCGGTCGTTGCCGAGATGGTGGCGCAGGAGCAACCCGAAGCGCTGCGTGACTGGTTTCGTCAGCGTCTGATGCAATACCGCCAGGCATCACTCAGCCTGTCGCGCCTTCCTTATGAACCGAAGATGAAGCAATGA
- the copC gene encoding copper homeostasis periplasmic binding protein CopC — MQKKPISRMVIALAAAGLMAFSSLAAAHAHLQSSAPAAKAQVTTSPDALTLNFSEDIEAAFSGVTLLDSAQKPVETTKARVEADQKNRLIVGLSQPLKAGSYQVNWHVLSVDGHKTAGSYRFSVK; from the coding sequence ATGCAGAAAAAACCCATTTCCCGCATGGTTATTGCGCTGGCGGCAGCCGGACTGATGGCATTCAGCTCGCTGGCCGCAGCGCATGCGCATCTCCAGTCTTCCGCACCCGCAGCTAAAGCGCAGGTTACGACATCCCCCGATGCGCTGACGCTGAACTTCAGTGAAGATATTGAAGCGGCATTCAGCGGCGTTACGCTGCTGGACAGTGCACAGAAACCCGTTGAGACGACCAAAGCCCGCGTTGAAGCTGACCAGAAAAATCGCCTGATTGTCGGCCTTTCTCAGCCGCTGAAAGCGGGCAGTTATCAGGTTAACTGGCATGTGCTGTCGGTGGATGGACATAAAACCGCAGGAAGCTATCGCTTCAGCGTGAAGTAA
- the copD gene encoding copper homeostasis membrane protein CopD has translation MTTLWILLRGLHFAAVMLLTGSACYSALLAPKRYRHLLARRLNPLVKGSAWLALLSALAMLACQNVLMSGDSTNLADTDIWLAVLDTHFGAVWQWEIIFGVMGIVALTLTGKLRQQVLLLAGVLQLACMALIGHAAMRDGLPGLLQQINQVMHLMAAAFWVGGLLPLLLLMREARQIDRRTDAIRTMMRFSRYGHLAVALTLLSGVINSVMIAGWPLMWHDSRYIVLLLCKVLLVALMVLVALINRYWLVPRFRLAGSGTQQKFIRMTQLELLLACGVVGLVSVFATLSPA, from the coding sequence GTGACCACCCTCTGGATCCTGTTGCGCGGACTGCATTTCGCCGCTGTGATGCTGCTGACTGGCAGTGCCTGTTACAGCGCGCTGCTGGCACCCAAACGCTATCGACATCTGCTGGCGCGACGATTAAATCCGCTGGTGAAGGGCAGCGCCTGGCTGGCGCTGCTGAGTGCGCTGGCGATGCTGGCCTGCCAGAATGTGCTGATGAGCGGCGACAGTACCAATCTGGCCGATACCGACATCTGGCTGGCGGTACTCGACACACATTTTGGTGCGGTGTGGCAGTGGGAAATCATTTTCGGCGTTATGGGCATTGTTGCGCTGACACTGACCGGAAAGCTGCGTCAGCAGGTGTTACTGCTGGCGGGCGTGCTGCAACTGGCCTGCATGGCCCTGATTGGTCATGCCGCGATGCGCGACGGCTTGCCCGGTCTGCTTCAGCAGATCAACCAGGTAATGCATCTGATGGCGGCGGCGTTCTGGGTGGGCGGACTACTGCCGCTGCTGCTGTTGATGCGCGAGGCGCGCCAGATCGATCGCCGTACTGACGCGATTCGTACCATGATGCGGTTTTCGCGCTATGGTCATCTGGCGGTAGCGTTAACGCTGCTGAGCGGTGTGATAAACAGCGTGATGATCGCAGGCTGGCCACTGATGTGGCACGATTCACGCTACATTGTATTGTTGCTGTGCAAAGTACTGCTGGTAGCCCTGATGGTGCTGGTGGCGCTGATTAATCGATACTGGCTGGTGCCGCGCTTCCGCCTGGCGGGCAGCGGGACGCAGCAAAAATTTATTCGCATGACGCAGCTTGAACTGCTGCTGGCGTGTGGCGTGGTTGGGCTGGTGAGCGTATTTGCTACTTTGTCACCAGCCTGA
- a CDS encoding YebY family protein: protein MLLKKVIPAILLLSVCGQALAAQIITVSRFEIGKEKWPFNREEVMLTCEKDGAMFAINPSTLMQYPLNDIADQLFKNKQVKAQPISVIQAEDKAHPGQRMSLQPIVERTQALCGK, encoded by the coding sequence ATGTTGCTGAAGAAAGTGATCCCCGCAATCCTGTTGTTATCCGTATGCGGCCAGGCGCTGGCGGCACAAATCATTACCGTCAGCCGCTTTGAGATCGGTAAAGAGAAGTGGCCGTTTAACCGTGAAGAAGTGATGCTGACCTGCGAGAAAGATGGTGCGATGTTTGCCATCAATCCAAGCACGCTGATGCAATACCCGCTGAACGATATCGCCGACCAGTTGTTTAAAAACAAACAGGTGAAAGCGCAGCCGATCAGCGTGATACAGGCCGAAGACAAGGCGCATCCGGGCCAGAGGATGAGTCTGCAGCCGATTGTTGAGCGCACTCAGGCGCTGTGCGGTAAATAA
- the adhP gene encoding alcohol dehydrogenase AdhP, whose amino-acid sequence MKAAIANSEHQVEVVEKTLRPLKTGEARLRMECCGVCHTDLHVKNGDFGDKTGVTLGHEGIGIVEEVAPDVTSLKPGDRASVAWFFKGCGHCEYCNSGNETLCRDVINAGYTADGGMAEECIVVADYSVKVPDGLDPFAASSVTCAGVTTYKAVKVSEVKPGQWLAIYGLGGLGNLALQYAKNVFNAKVIAIDVSDGQLALAKEMGADLVVNSASEDAARFIQEKTGGAHAAVVTAVAKAAFNSAVDAVRAGGRVVAVGLPPEAMSLNIPRLVLDGIQVVGSLVGTRNDLAEAFQFAAEGNVVPKVTKRKIGEVNAIFDEMIHGKIRGRMVIDFTGQSAS is encoded by the coding sequence ATGAAAGCGGCAATTGCTAATAGTGAACACCAGGTTGAAGTGGTTGAGAAGACGCTGCGTCCTCTCAAAACCGGCGAAGCGCGGCTCAGGATGGAATGCTGTGGTGTATGCCATACCGATTTGCATGTGAAGAACGGTGATTTTGGTGATAAGACCGGCGTCACGCTGGGTCACGAAGGGATCGGCATCGTTGAGGAAGTCGCGCCGGATGTCACCTCGCTCAAGCCGGGCGATCGCGCCAGCGTCGCCTGGTTCTTCAAGGGCTGCGGGCACTGTGAATATTGTAACTCCGGTAACGAAACGCTCTGCAGAGACGTCATCAATGCCGGTTATACCGCCGATGGCGGCATGGCTGAAGAGTGTATTGTTGTTGCAGATTACTCGGTTAAAGTTCCCGATGGACTCGATCCTTTCGCCGCCAGTAGCGTCACCTGCGCCGGTGTCACTACTTACAAAGCGGTAAAAGTATCAGAGGTCAAACCGGGGCAGTGGCTGGCGATTTATGGCCTTGGCGGGCTGGGTAATCTCGCTCTGCAATATGCGAAAAACGTCTTTAACGCCAAAGTGATTGCGATTGATGTCAGTGACGGACAGCTGGCGCTGGCGAAAGAGATGGGTGCCGATCTGGTCGTCAACTCTGCCAGCGAAGATGCGGCACGCTTTATTCAGGAGAAAACCGGTGGGGCGCATGCGGCTGTGGTTACAGCCGTCGCCAAAGCGGCCTTTAACTCGGCGGTGGATGCGGTCAGAGCCGGAGGTCGGGTTGTTGCAGTCGGACTGCCGCCGGAAGCGATGAGCCTGAATATCCCGCGACTGGTGCTTGATGGCATCCAGGTGGTGGGATCGCTGGTCGGAACGCGCAACGATCTGGCGGAAGCTTTCCAGTTTGCGGCAGAAGGCAATGTGGTACCTAAGGTAACTAAAAGGAAGATTGGTGAGGTCAATGCCATCTTCGATGAGATGATTCACGGCAAAATCCGCGGCAGGATGGTGATCGACTTTACCGGTCAGTCTGCCAGTTAG
- a CDS encoding acyltransferase family protein, with the protein MSATRGWSTELEGLRGIASLWVLVGHISLLVHCHITLISSPGIGVDLFILLSGYLMAKNYVERQQKEPWQSAETIKKFWIRRFFRIAPLYYLLLIIALIYGPWFGEMRDTIAHFYSGTATESSRYNDQSLANILTHFSFLFGMLPEYGFNTVLPDWSIGLEMQFYLLFPFIMLVTLRFGYAASLIGIMALCCAGRYVLADYYEAFEMPSMILIKLNMFLAGMLLAEAIRRKSLLYVAFALLGPVVTVAIGMDAIKLQVIMEALMIVGMAAILWQYPQGSMMAQLIALPRKLLNNRLSTWLGDVSFSVYLLHLLIVIPLIALLLTHTDIEYKSDMTRFLIVCVSAIPVTYALASLLYKYVEKPGIQMGKRVLKPKLADQTS; encoded by the coding sequence ATGTCTGCAACACGAGGTTGGTCAACGGAGCTGGAAGGATTACGTGGCATTGCCTCTCTCTGGGTTCTGGTTGGCCATATCAGCTTACTGGTTCATTGCCACATCACGCTGATTTCATCACCGGGCATCGGGGTCGACCTGTTTATTCTGTTATCGGGTTATCTGATGGCGAAAAACTACGTCGAGCGCCAGCAGAAGGAGCCATGGCAGAGCGCGGAGACGATTAAGAAGTTCTGGATCCGCCGCTTCTTCCGTATCGCCCCACTCTACTATCTGCTGTTAATCATCGCCCTGATTTATGGCCCGTGGTTTGGTGAGATGCGTGACACCATTGCGCATTTCTATTCCGGCACCGCCACGGAGTCGTCGCGTTACAACGACCAGTCACTGGCAAACATCCTGACTCACTTCAGCTTCCTGTTTGGCATGCTGCCCGAGTATGGGTTTAACACCGTGCTGCCAGACTGGAGCATCGGGCTGGAGATGCAGTTCTATCTGCTGTTCCCGTTCATCATGCTGGTCACGCTGCGCTTTGGTTATGCTGCCTCGCTGATTGGCATCATGGCGCTCTGCTGCGCCGGTCGCTATGTGCTGGCCGATTATTATGAGGCGTTTGAGATGCCTTCGATGATCCTGATTAAGCTGAACATGTTCCTGGCGGGTATGCTGCTGGCCGAAGCGATTCGCCGTAAATCCCTGCTCTATGTTGCCTTTGCGCTGCTCGGCCCGGTCGTCACCGTAGCGATTGGCATGGACGCGATTAAGCTGCAGGTGATTATGGAGGCGCTGATGATCGTCGGTATGGCGGCAATTCTGTGGCAATACCCGCAGGGCAGCATGATGGCACAGCTGATTGCCCTGCCGCGTAAGCTGCTGAACAACCGCCTCAGCACCTGGCTGGGCGACGTCTCGTTCTCAGTCTATCTGCTGCACCTGCTGATTGTGATCCCGCTGATCGCCCTGCTGCTCACTCACACCGACATTGAGTATAAGAGCGATATGACACGCTTCCTGATTGTCTGCGTTTCCGCTATCCCTGTGACCTATGCGCTGGCTTCTTTACTCTATAAGTATGTTGAGAAGCCCGGCATTCAGATGGGTAAGCGCGTGCTGAAGCCGAAGCTGGCCGATCAGACCAGCTGA
- the mdtI gene encoding multidrug/spermidine efflux SMR transporter subunit MdtI — translation MVMADFVHAAWLALAIMLEIAANIFLKYSDGFKKPLHGVLSLCCVLLAFSALAQAVKGIDLSIAYAVWGGFGIIATVAAGWVLFGQRLNRKGWAGLTLLLAGMILLKLA, via the coding sequence ATGGTCATGGCTGATTTTGTGCATGCCGCCTGGCTGGCGCTGGCGATCATGCTGGAGATTGCCGCCAACATATTCCTTAAATACTCTGATGGGTTTAAGAAACCGCTGCACGGCGTACTGTCACTCTGCTGTGTCCTGCTCGCGTTCAGCGCACTGGCGCAGGCGGTCAAAGGTATCGATCTGTCGATCGCCTATGCGGTCTGGGGCGGTTTTGGCATCATCGCCACAGTTGCGGCCGGATGGGTGCTGTTTGGTCAGCGACTGAACCGCAAAGGGTGGGCCGGTCTGACCCTGCTGCTGGCCGGTATGATCCTGTTAAAGCTGGCCTGA
- the mdtJ gene encoding multidrug/spermidine efflux SMR transporter subunit MdtJ, producing the protein MFAWILLSLAIVTEIIGTLFMKWSSVNGSHSGYLMMLGMIACSYILLSFAIKRIALGVAYALWEGIGIMLITLFSVQLFGEALSALKICGLVTLIVGIVLIKTGTQSSAEVNHGHG; encoded by the coding sequence ATGTTCGCCTGGATTTTATTATCACTCGCTATTGTTACTGAAATTATTGGTACCCTTTTCATGAAGTGGTCCAGCGTTAATGGCAGCCATTCAGGCTACCTGATGATGCTGGGCATGATTGCCTGTTCCTATATTCTGCTGAGTTTCGCCATCAAACGTATCGCGCTGGGCGTGGCTTATGCCCTGTGGGAAGGTATCGGCATCATGCTGATTACCTTATTCAGCGTGCAGCTGTTTGGTGAAGCGCTGTCCGCGCTGAAAATCTGCGGGCTGGTGACGCTGATCGTCGGGATTGTGTTGATCAAGACCGGCACCCAATCATCAGCGGAGGTTAATCATGGTCATGGCTGA
- the betA gene encoding choline dehydrogenase → MEFDYIIIGAGSAGNVLATRLTEESNVSVLLLEAGGPDYRFDFRTQMPAALAFPLQGKRYNWAYETEPEPYMNNRRMECGRGKGLGGSSLINGMCYIRGNAMDLDNWASEPGLENWSYLDCLPYYRKAETRDIGPNDFHGGDGPVCVATPKAGNNVLFEAMIEAGVQAGYPRTDDLNGYQQEGFGPMDRTVTPKGRRSSTARGYLDMAKGRPNLKIITHATTDRIIFDGKRAVGVEYLQGDSNTINKVTARREVLLCAGAIASPQILQRSGVGSPELLKQFDIPLVHDLPGVGENLQDHLEMYLQYECKEPVSIYPALKWWNQPKIGAEWMFNGTGIGASNQFEAGGFIRSREEFTWPNIQYHFLPVAINYNGSNAVDAHGFQCHVGSMRSPSRGHVRLKSRDPRRHPAILFNYMSHEQDWHEFRDAIRITRQIINQPALDKYRGREISPGLDCQTDEQLDEFVRNHGETAYHPCGTCKMGNDPMAVVDGEGRVHGLQGLRVVDASIMPLIITGNLNATTIMIGEKIADKIRGRDPLPRSTASYYVAGDAPVRTVPQRTE, encoded by the coding sequence ATGGAATTTGATTACATTATTATTGGAGCCGGATCCGCAGGAAACGTTCTGGCGACCCGCCTGACCGAAGAAAGCAATGTGAGCGTTCTGTTGCTGGAAGCGGGCGGCCCGGATTACCGTTTTGATTTTCGCACCCAGATGCCTGCGGCCCTTGCCTTCCCGCTGCAGGGAAAACGCTATAACTGGGCGTATGAAACCGAACCAGAGCCTTACATGAACAACCGCCGCATGGAGTGTGGTCGCGGCAAAGGCCTGGGCGGTTCATCCCTGATTAACGGCATGTGTTACATCCGCGGCAACGCGATGGATCTGGACAACTGGGCCAGCGAGCCGGGGCTGGAAAACTGGAGCTATCTGGACTGCCTGCCCTACTACCGTAAAGCGGAAACCCGTGATATCGGCCCGAACGATTTCCACGGCGGCGATGGCCCGGTGTGCGTTGCAACCCCTAAAGCGGGCAACAACGTGCTGTTTGAAGCGATGATTGAGGCAGGCGTGCAGGCGGGTTATCCGCGCACCGACGACCTGAATGGCTACCAGCAGGAAGGTTTCGGTCCGATGGATCGTACCGTGACGCCAAAGGGTCGTCGCTCCAGCACCGCGCGTGGCTATCTCGATATGGCCAAAGGCCGCCCTAACCTGAAGATCATTACGCATGCCACCACCGATCGCATCATCTTCGACGGCAAGCGCGCGGTCGGCGTGGAGTATCTGCAGGGCGACAGCAACACCATTAACAAAGTGACCGCTCGCCGTGAAGTGCTGCTGTGCGCGGGCGCTATCGCTTCGCCGCAGATCCTGCAGCGTTCTGGCGTGGGTTCGCCTGAGCTGCTGAAGCAGTTCGACATCCCGCTGGTGCATGACCTGCCGGGCGTGGGTGAAAACCTGCAGGACCATCTGGAGATGTATCTGCAGTATGAATGTAAAGAGCCGGTTTCTATCTATCCGGCCCTGAAGTGGTGGAACCAGCCGAAAATCGGTGCAGAGTGGATGTTTAACGGCACCGGTATCGGCGCCAGCAACCAGTTTGAAGCAGGCGGCTTTATCCGCAGCCGCGAAGAGTTCACCTGGCCGAACATTCAGTATCACTTCCTGCCGGTGGCGATTAACTACAACGGGTCAAACGCCGTAGATGCTCACGGTTTCCAGTGTCACGTCGGCTCAATGCGTTCGCCAAGCCGCGGTCATGTGCGCCTGAAGTCACGCGATCCACGTCGTCATCCGGCCATTCTGTTTAACTACATGTCACATGAGCAGGACTGGCATGAGTTCCGTGATGCAATCCGCATTACGCGCCAGATCATCAACCAGCCAGCGCTGGATAAGTATCGTGGCCGTGAAATCAGTCCGGGCCTGGATTGCCAGACGGATGAGCAGCTGGACGAGTTCGTGCGTAACCACGGTGAAACTGCCTATCACCCATGCGGCACCTGTAAGATGGGTAATGACCCGATGGCCGTCGTGGACGGCGAAGGACGCGTGCATGGATTGCAGGGATTACGCGTGGTGGATGCGTCGATTATGCCGCTGATCATCACCGGTAACCTGAATGCCACCACCATCATGATTGGTGAGAAGATTGCCGATAAGATTCGTGGACGCGATCCGCTGCCACGCAGCACCGCCTCTTATTATGTCGCGGGTGACGCGCCGGTTCGCACCGTGCCGCAGCGCACAGAGTAA
- the betB gene encoding betaine-aldehyde dehydrogenase — MSRFTEQKLYIDGAYVAAASGETFQTINPVNGEVLAEVHAAGQDDVNRAVAAARKGQKVWAAMTAMERSRILRRAVDILRERNDELAELEMLDTGKPYSETSAVDIVTGADVLEYYAGLVPALEGQQIPLRETSFIYTRREPLGVVAGIGAWNYPIQIALWKSAPALAAGNAMIFKPSEMTPLTALKLAEIYTEAGLPDGVFNVLPGIGSVTGQLLTEHPGIDKVSFTGGVVSGKKVMANAAGSTLKEVTMELGGKSPLIIFDDADLDLAADIAMMANFYSSGQVCTNGTRVFIPAKLQAAFEAKISERVARIKAGDLRDPATNFGPLVSFSHRDNVMRYIESGIAEGARVLCGGKRLTGGDFDQGAWVAPTVFTDCRDEMKIVREEIFGPVMSILSYETEEEVIRRANDTEFGLAAGLVTQDLNKAHRVIHQIEAGICWINTWGESAAEMPVGGYKHSGIGRENGLMTLQSYTQVKSVQVELTRFQSVF, encoded by the coding sequence ATGTCCCGATTCACCGAGCAGAAACTCTACATCGATGGCGCTTATGTTGCCGCAGCGTCTGGCGAAACGTTCCAGACGATTAATCCGGTCAACGGCGAAGTGCTGGCAGAGGTTCATGCCGCCGGCCAGGACGATGTCAATCGCGCCGTTGCTGCCGCCAGAAAAGGCCAGAAGGTCTGGGCCGCCATGACCGCCATGGAGCGTTCACGCATCCTGCGTCGCGCCGTCGATATTCTGCGTGAGCGTAATGATGAGCTGGCAGAGCTGGAAATGCTCGACACCGGTAAGCCTTACAGCGAAACCTCAGCGGTCGATATCGTCACCGGTGCCGACGTGCTGGAGTACTACGCGGGTCTGGTTCCGGCGCTGGAAGGTCAGCAGATCCCCCTGCGTGAAACCTCCTTTATTTATACCCGCCGCGAACCGCTGGGAGTGGTCGCCGGTATCGGTGCCTGGAACTACCCGATTCAGATCGCCCTGTGGAAATCCGCACCTGCACTGGCAGCGGGTAACGCGATGATTTTCAAACCCAGCGAAATGACCCCGCTTACCGCCCTGAAGCTGGCTGAAATCTACACCGAGGCGGGCCTGCCGGATGGCGTGTTTAACGTGCTGCCGGGCATCGGTTCGGTGACCGGTCAGCTGCTCACTGAGCATCCTGGCATTGATAAAGTCTCCTTCACCGGCGGCGTTGTCAGCGGCAAAAAAGTGATGGCCAATGCAGCGGGTTCAACGCTGAAAGAGGTCACCATGGAACTGGGCGGTAAATCACCGCTGATCATCTTTGATGATGCCGATCTCGATCTGGCCGCAGATATCGCCATGATGGCGAACTTCTACAGCTCCGGTCAGGTCTGCACCAATGGCACCCGCGTCTTTATTCCTGCAAAACTGCAGGCGGCGTTCGAGGCGAAAATCAGCGAACGCGTTGCCCGTATCAAAGCAGGCGATCTGCGTGACCCGGCCACCAACTTTGGCCCGCTGGTCAGCTTCAGCCATCGCGACAACGTGATGCGTTACATCGAGTCCGGCATTGCTGAAGGCGCACGCGTGCTGTGCGGCGGTAAACGTCTGACCGGTGGCGATTTCGACCAGGGTGCCTGGGTGGCACCAACCGTGTTCACCGACTGCCGGGATGAGATGAAGATTGTCCGTGAAGAGATCTTCGGGCCGGTGATGTCGATCCTGAGCTACGAAACCGAAGAAGAAGTGATCCGCCGCGCCAACGACACCGAATTCGGTCTGGCCGCAGGACTGGTGACGCAGGATCTGAATAAAGCACACCGTGTGATTCATCAGATCGAAGCCGGTATCTGCTGGATCAACACCTGGGGCGAGTCCGCCGCAGAGATGCCGGTGGGCGGCTACAAGCACTCCGGCATTGGCCGCGAGAATGGCCTGATGACGCTGCAGAGCTACACCCAGGTGAAGTCAGTGCAGGTTGAGCTGACGCGTTTTCAGTCAGTCTTTTAA
- the betI gene encoding transcriptional regulator BetI: MPKVGMQPIRRRQLIDATLSTINEMGINDATIAQIARRAGVSTGIISHYFRDKNGLLEATMRDVTRQLREAVLTRLKPLADASAEQRLCAIVDGNFDETQVHTAVMKAWLDFWSSSMHQPQLNRLERVSSRRLYSTLVVEFRRELPLEKARLAAHGLAALIDGLWLRAALSGKPFDPAIALTLTTQFIRQQLAGEHE; the protein is encoded by the coding sequence ATGCCAAAGGTAGGGATGCAGCCGATACGACGTCGGCAACTGATTGATGCGACCCTGAGCACGATTAATGAGATGGGGATTAATGATGCCACGATTGCCCAGATTGCCCGACGGGCCGGGGTCTCAACCGGCATCATCAGTCACTACTTCAGGGACAAGAACGGTTTGCTGGAAGCTACGATGCGTGATGTGACGCGTCAGCTGCGCGAAGCGGTATTGACGCGGCTGAAACCGCTGGCCGATGCTTCCGCAGAACAGCGGCTGTGTGCCATTGTCGACGGGAATTTCGATGAAACCCAGGTGCACACCGCAGTGATGAAAGCCTGGCTCGACTTCTGGTCGAGCAGCATGCATCAGCCCCAGCTCAACAGACTTGAGCGGGTCAGCAGCCGTCGGCTCTACTCAACACTGGTGGTCGAATTCCGGCGTGAACTGCCACTGGAAAAAGCACGCCTGGCCGCACACGGTCTGGCGGCCCTGATCGACGGTCTGTGGCTGCGCGCCGCGCTGAGCGGTAAGCCATTCGATCCCGCTATCGCCCTCACACTGACCACCCAATTCATCCGTCAGCAACTGGCTGGCGAGCACGAATAA